One genomic region from Prunus persica cultivar Lovell chromosome G3, Prunus_persica_NCBIv2, whole genome shotgun sequence encodes:
- the LOC109947859 gene encoding trans-resveratrol di-O-methyltransferase-like: protein MCINLNSHHILSQQQGMGSEVRASHELLQAQAHIWNHIFSFINSMSLKCAAQLGIPDVIQKHGQPMTLSELVSALPISPTKAHFIPRLMRILVHSGFFARESLSGGEQGYVLTDASALLLKDNPMSARAFLLAVLNPILTDPWQYLTTWFQNDNPTLFHVVHGMTFWDYGNQDPALAHFFNDAMASDARLISSLVIDEYKGVFQGVDSLVDVGGGTGTMAKSIADAFPHMKCTVLDLPHVVANLKGSKNLEYVAGDMFEAVPAADAIFLKWILHDWSDEECVKILEKCKEAITREGKKGKVIIVDMTVENKNTDKESGETQLFFDMEMMVLATGKERNENEWAKLFFDAGFSHYKITPCLGLRSLIEVYP, encoded by the exons ATGTGCATCAATCTTAATTCTCACCACATCTTGAGCCAACAGCAAGGCATGGGTAGTGAAGTGAGAGCAAGTCATGAGCTACTCCAAGCACAAGCCCACATTTGGAACCACATTTTCAGCTTCATAAATTCTATGTCCCTCAAATGTGCAGCTCAATTAGGTATCCCAGATGTCATCCAAAAACATGGCCAGCCCATGACTCTTTCTGAGCTTGTCTCTGCCCTACCAATTTCCCCAACAAAAGCTCATTTCATCCCACGCCTCATGCGAATCTTAGTCCACTCCGGCTTCTTTGCTAGAGAAAGTCTGAGTGGCGGCGAACAAGGTTATGTACTAACAGACGCCTCCGCGCTCCTCCTGAAAGACAATCCCATGAGCGCAAGGGCCTTCTTACTTGCTGTGCTCAATCCCATCTTAACTGATCCATGGCAGTATTTGACCACTTGGTTCCAAAATGACAATCCTACGCTGTTTCACGTGGTGCATGGGATGACATTTTGGGATTATGGGAACCAGGACCCAGCTCTTGCACATTTTTTCAATGACGCCATGGCTAGCGATGCCCGGTTGATCTCGAGCTTGGTGATTGATGAGTACAAGGGGGTGTTTCAAGGAGTGGATTCGTTGGTTGACGTGGGCGGTGGGACGGGAACCATGGCCAAGTCCATTGCTGATGCCTTCCCTCATATGAAATGCACTGTACTTGATCTCCCTCATGTAGTTGCTAACCTAAAAGGGAGTAAGAACTTGGAATATGTTGCAGGGGACATGTTTGAGGCTGTTCCTGCGGCCGATGCTATTTTTTTGAAG TGGATATTGCATGACTGGAGTGATGAAGAATGTGTGAAAATACTTGAGAAATGTAAAGAGGCAATTACAAGAGAGGGCAAGAAAGGCAAGGTGATTATCGTAGATATGACGGTGGAGAATAAGAATACAGATAAGGAATCTGGGGAAACACAACTTTTCTTTGATATGGAGATGATGGTCTTGGCTacaggaaaagaaaggaatgaGAATGAATGGGCTAAGCTCTTTTTTGACGCAGGTTTCAGCCACTATAAGATTACTCCTTGTTTGGGTTTAAGGTCTCTCATTGAGGTTTATCCTTGA